The following DNA comes from Amycolatopsis albispora.
GCGCGGTCCTGGGTGCCTGAGAGTTTCCGGGGAGGAGTTGCTCCTTCGGCGCCGGGCGAGGCGATTGGCCGCCCGGTCTCTCCCGCGCTGGGTCAACGACTACGGCGCAGAGATTAGCAACTCACCCACCGCGGCGATCAACCGGTCCGGCGGGCGTTGCGCCGCTGGGTCAGCTCGTCCGGCTGGACCGTCTCGATCACGCCGCCGTCGGCCCGTTCGGCCGGGAACTCGTGGATGGTGCCGCTGATCTCCTGCATGGCGCCGCTGACCGCGATGCCGAACACGCCCTGCCCGCCCTGCAGTAAATCGACGATCTCCTCGGGCGAGGTGCACTCGTAGACGGTGGTGCCGTCGGAGAACAAGGTCACCTTCGCCAGGTCACGGACGCCGCGTTCACGCAGGTGCTCCACCGCGACCCGGATGTTCTGCAGCGAGACGCCGGTGTCCAGCAGCCGCTTGACGATCTTGAGGACCAGGATGTCCTTGAACGAGTACAGCCGCTGCGAGCCGGAGCCGTGCGCGGTGCGGATGCTCGGCGCGACCAGCTTCGTCCTGGCCCAGTAGTCCAGCTGGCGATAGGTGATGCCGGCGATCTGGCAGGCCGCGGGCCCGCGGTAGCCGACCAGTTCGTCGGGCAGGGACGCGTCGGGAAAGAGCTCACCTTGCTCGCCGTCGGTCACCTCGAACGACCTTCCCTCGACCACCCATGCCTCCCCTCGCCCGGCCGTTGCGGGCCGGCAAACATGACCTGGTGGATCACTTGCCTCGAACGGCGTAATCACACCGTCGCGATTCACCTGTAGTTGACGGTAAGCCGGGCCGGGGAGCCGGTCAACGCGACGCGCGGCCGGTCCGGCCAAAGGTTGAACCTTGCCCGATTTACTCAGCCGTGTTAATTTTTACTCATGCAGGTAAACGAGGGCTCCCAGCCGGAACTGGGACTGTCCGTGACCGAAGCGGCACGGCGCGCGCAGATCATCCAGGCCACCATCGAGGTGATCGCCCGGCTCGGCTTCGCGAAGGCGTCGTTCGCCCGCATCGTCGAGCACGCCGGGCTGAGCAGCACGCGGATGATCTCCTACCACTTCGGCTCGAAGGAGGAGCTGATGAGCGCGACCATCGGCACGATCACGCAGCTCAAGGACGAGTTCATGACCGAGCGGCTGGCCGGCGACCGGACCAGGGCGGGCATGCTGCGCGGGTTCATCGAGTCGGAGGTGGCCTTCGCGGCCGCGCACCCGGAGTTCCAGCGGGCGATGAACGAGATCCTCGGCCAGGTGTGGGGTGGCGAGGAGGGTGGCGGCCACATGTTCCACGAGGCGGTGCTGCGGGACATGCGGGTCGGCCGCATCGAACGGCAGCTGCGGCAGGGCCAGGCCGAAGGCGCGTTCGGCGAGTTCGACGTGGAGGTGATGGCGCTGAGCATCCGCCAAGCGCTCGACGGGCTGGCGGACCGCCTGGTCCGCGAACCCGAGCTGGACGCGGAACGCTACGGCCGCGAACTGGCCAACCTCTTCGAAAAGGCGACCAGCCCCTGATCGCCAGGGACCCACCGCGAGGTCGCGCCGGTCTTTGGCGCGAGGTGCGTCAGGTCGCCCCAGCGGCCTGGCGTGCCTCGCTCCAGAGACCGGCTCAAAAGCGACCTCGCCGTCGCGCCGGAGGCGCGACTATGTATCCGCGCCTCGGAAGTCTTCGGGGGAGACGGAGTCGAGGAACTCGCGGAACTTCTCCACCTCGTCCTCCTGCTCGTCGGGGATGATCAGCCCGGCCTCCTCCAGCACCGCGTCCTCGGCGTGGATCGGCACCCCGACGCGCAGCGCCAGTGCCACCGAGTCGCTGGGCCTGGCCGACACGCGGATGTCGCCGTCGAAGACGAGTTCGGCGAAGAAGGTGCCTTCGCGCAGGTCGGTGATGACCACCTGCTCAAGTTCCCGGCCGAGGGCGCCGATGACCTCTTTGAGGAGGTCGTGGGTCAGTGGCCGGGCCGGGCGCACACCCTGTTGCTCCAGGGCGATGGCGGTGGCCTCGACCGAGCCGATCCAGATCGGCAGGTACCGCTCTCCTTCGGTCTCCCGCAGCAACAAGATCGGCTGGTTCGCGGGCAGTTCGACCCGCACGCCGACGACGCGCATCTCGCTCATCGGGTTCGCCTCCCTAACCTGCACACGGGCCGCACGCTGTGCCAAGGGTCCCGCATCGCCACCCTCGACGCTACCCGTCTTCCGGACGCTGTGCTCGCTCTACCTTCGCGCCCGCCTCGCGGGCTTCTCCAACCGTACGGCATCGGGGTCCCCGCGTTCAGCCACGGATTCGGCGCCGGGCCGTCCGGGCACCTCCGCACGACGCTCAACGCGACCCGGGACAAGATCATTCCCGCCGGTCCGGGCTAACCGCCGGTCACCCCGCGGATACCCGCTTTGACCAGCAGGGTGTGCAGCGTGACCGACAGCGCCGCCAGCTCGCGGACCACCTCGTCGGCCCGCGCCTTCGCGGCCGCGTCGCGCTGCCGGTAGACCGGCGTAACAATTTGCTCCAGGAGGCCGACCTCCCGGTCCGCGGACGCCCGGAACGCCCTCAGGTGCCGGGGTTCGATGCCGTACTCGGTCATCGCCCGCACCGTTTTCGCCACCAGCACGGCATCCGGGTCGTAGAAGCCAGCCGCACCGGGCCGGACCAGGCCGTACTGCTGGAGCTCGGCCAGCGTGGCGGCGTCGATCCCGGACTGCGCGAGCAGTTCCTCCTGGGTCAGCCGCACCGGGCGCGCCGGGGCGAAGTCCTCCGGCGACGGCAGCCCGCGCTCGCCGCCCGGCCCGCCGAGCGAGACGAGCTTGCGCGGCGGCCGCGGCGCCGGCCCCGGCAGCTCGGCACCGCGGTCGGCGGCGTCGAGCTGCTCCTTGATCACCTTCAGCGGCAGGTAGTGGTCACGCTGCGCGGACAGCACGAAGCGCAGCCGCTCCACGTCCGCCGCGGCGAACTGCCGGTAACCGGACGGCGTCCGGCCGGGCTGCACCAGCCCCTCCGACTCGAGGAACCGGATCTTGGAGATGGTCACATCGGGGAAGTCACCGCGCAGCTGCGCCAGCACCGCCCCGATGCTCAGACCGTCTGGACGGCCCTGCCGCCCGGCAGCCGTCACCGCGCCCCCTGGCCCCCGTGCCCCGGGCCGGTCAGGAAGACGAGGCGGAACTTGCCGATCTGGACCTCGTCGCCCCCGGCGAGCACGGCCTGGTCGACCGGCTCACGGTTGACGTAGGTGCCGTTGAGGCTGCCCACGTCGATCACCACGAACTCCCCGCCCTCGCGGCGGAACTCGGCGTGCCGCCGCGAAACCGTGACGTCGTCGAGGAAGATGTCGCTGTCGGGGTGGCGGCCGGCGCTGGTGGTGTCGCGGTCCAGCAGGAAGCGCGAGCCCGCGTTCGGGCCGCGCTTGACGACCAGCAGGGCCGAACCGGCCGGCAGTGCGTCGATGCCCGCGACCGGGGGCTCCGGCGCCTGGGCTTCCTGTCCCTCGACCTCGGCGAGGAAGTCGGCCCGGAAGACGGAGGTCCGCTCCGGAGACTGCTCCGGGGGAACGCCGGGCCCGTCGTTCGTGCTCACCTGAGCTCTCCTTACGCACTGAAAGGTTTTCTTCGAAACGTGTGCAGCCCAACGTACCGTGCCTGATCGATTCGGCCCCTGGTGGGCTCCCCCAACCGGCGGCGCGGGCGGGTGCGGCGCTCAGCCGTTGGTCAGGCGCTGGTAGGCGTCGGCGTCGAGCAGGCTGTCCGGGGTGGCCGAACCGCTCAGCTTGAGCTCGATCAGCCAGCCCTCGCCGTAGGGGTCGCTGTTGATCAGCTCGGGCGAGTCGGCCACCGCGTCGTTGACCGCGACCACCTCACCGTCCAGCGGGGCGAACAGCTCGGACACGCTCTTGGTGGATTCGACCTCGCCGAAGGTCTCCCCCGCGGTCACCGTCAGCCCGACCTCGGGCAGGTCCACGAAAACCACGTCGCCGAGCTGGTCCTGGGCGTACTCGGTGATACCGACGCGCACCGACTCCCCGTCGCGCACGGCCACCCACTCGTGCTCCTCGGTGTAGCGCAGTTCCTCCGGAGTGGACAACGCCGTTCCCCTTTCTCACCACCGGCTTGCGGAGGGCAAGTCTGTCATTCACACGGCGGCGGTGGCACCCCGGCCCGGCGATATCGCCCGCACGGTCTGGAGCACGTACAGCGCGCCGGACCACAGGTACAGCACCCCGCCCCAGGTGGTGAACGCGTAGGCGATCGGCCGGGCGACGGCGGCCAGGTCGGAGCCACCCTGGGTGAGCAGGAGGAAGGGGAAGGCGTACATCAGCACGAAAGTGGCGCCCTTGCCGATGTAGGTGACCTCGGGCGGGGCGAAGCCGCGGCGCCGCAGCACCAGGATGCAGCAGCCGACCACGAGTTCGCGCAGCACCAGCGGGGCCACCACCCACCACGGCACGATGTCGCGCAGCAGGAAGGCCACCAGCGTGGCAATGATGTAGAGGCGGTCGGCGGCCGGGTCGAGCAGCTGGCCGAGCCTGCTGGTCTGGTCGAGCCAGCGGGCCAGCTTGCCGTCGAGCCAGTCGCTGAAGCCGCCGAAGGCCAGCACCGCCAGCGCCCAGCCGTCCTCCTCGGGCCCCAGCAGCAGCCACAGGAACACCGGCACGCCGGCGAGCCGGAGGATGGACAGCAGGTTCGGCACGGTCAGTGCCTGCCGGGCCAGTGACGGTTCCGGCCTGGTCGCCGATGGGGGCTCGCTCACCCGCTCAGCCTAGGCATCGCCCGGCGGACCGGGACGACGGGCTTCGCGAAGCGCACGCGGGTGAGCGTCCGCCCGGGACGGCTCAGCCGGCGCGGCGGTAGCTCCAGCCGCGGCGCTGCAGTTCCGCCCGGGTGAGCACCTGCGGGCGGCCGCGCCGGTCGGTACCGACCCAGCGCGCGTTGTTCTCCAGTACGTACGGGCGTCCCAGGCTCCACACCACGGTGCAGGGCGCCGTCGGCGGCGTCCGCGTGCCGGTGGTGCTGGACTGGGACCTGGTTGTTCCGGGTTCGGCCGGGGATTCCGCGTTTTCCATCGCTCTCAATGCTTCTGCTCGGGGGGGACTGTCCGGGTGCACCGCTTCGGGGTTCGCGGTGCCTCCGACATACCTGTCGGTCGGCAACGGCCGTTCGTTAACGGCTCGCGTGATCTTTCACCCGGTTTTTCAGCTACTGGGACCCGAACTGACCGTGCGTTACCGTCCACAGAGGACTACTCCGGCCCGCGCGGGCCCGCGCCGGGCGTGTCGGTCCCGGTCCGGCCAGGCCGCCCCGGCGAGAATGACTCGACGCTTCTCGCGGAAGGGGCCGCTCTTGACCGCCACCACCACCGTACGCCTGGCCTGCGCCGTTGTCGGGCTCGCCGCGCTCGCCGCGCTCGCCGCGTGCTCAGCGGAGCCGGAGCGGGCGGCCGCACCGGCCGTGCCCAGCGGTGACGCGGTCGTCGCGCCGCCCGCGCCGCCGCCGGTGAGCCTGACCACCCCGGCGGTGCCCAGCCCGGCGACCACCACCCCGCCGGCACCCGCGCCCGAGCGGAGCGCGCCCGGTGGCGGCTGCGGCACGGTGACCGCCGCCAGCGGATTCACCCTCCAGGTGCTGGACGCCGCCGAAACCGGGGTGCCGTGTGACGAAGCCCGTTCGGTGGTCGAGCGGTTCCACCGGGCGATCGCGGGCAGGCAGCCGGCCGGCTCGCAGGAACCGGTCAGCGAAACGGTGGACGGCTGGCTGTGCGTCTCGGGCGCGCCCACCGCGCAGGGCGGCACGACGTGCGGCCGGCAGGACCGGACCGTGCTGGCCGCCGTCGTACCGCTGGAATGAGCCTCAGGAACCCTTGAGCGTCGGGAAGTCCTCCTCGCGGAACTCCCCCGCCGGGCGGTCGGCCGACTCGTTCTCGCGGCCGCGCAGCTCGACGCGGCGGATCTTGCCGGAGATCGTCTTGGGCAGCTCGGTGAACTCCAGCCGCCGGATCCGCTTGTACGGCGCCAGGTGCTCGCGGCAGTGGGCCAGGATAGCCAGCGCGGTGTCCGCGCTCGGCTCGTGCCCGGCGGCCAGCACCACGTACGCCTTGGGCACGGCCAGCCGGATCGGGTCCGGCGCGGGCACCACCGCCGCCTCGGCCACCGCCGGGTGCTCGATCAGCACGCTCTCCAGCTCGAACGGCGAGATCCGGTAGTCCGACGCCTTGAACACGTCGTCGGTGCGGCCGACGTAGGTGAGGTAGCCGTCCTCGTCGATCGAACCGACGTCCCCGGTGTGGTAGTAGCCGTTCGCGAAGGCGGTGGTGGTGCGCTCGGCGTCGTCGGCGTACCCGGTCATCAGCCCGACCGGCCGTTTCGCCAGGTCCAGGCAGATCTCGCCCTCGGTGGCGCGCTCGCCGGTGACCGGGTCGACCAGCGCCACCGTGAACCCCGGCAGCGGGCGGCCCATCGAGCCCGGCCGGACCTCCTGGCCGGGCGTGTTCGCGATCTGCACGCTGCTCTCGGTCTGGCCGAAGCCGTCGCGGATGGTCACCCCCCACGAGGCGCGGACCTGCTCGATCACCTCGGGATTGAGCGGCTCGCCCGCCCCGACCACCTTGCGCGGCGGGGTTTTCAGCGCGCCGAGATCGGCCTGGATGAGCATGCGCCACACCGTCGGCGGCGCGCAGAAGCTGGTGATGCCGCAGCGGTCCATCTGCGCCATCAGCGCGGCGGCGTCGAAGCGCGTGTAGTTGTACAGGAACACCGTCGCCTCGGCGTTCCACGGCGCGAACACGTTGCTCCAGGCGTGTTTCGCCCAGCCGGGTGAGGAGATGTTCAGGTGGACGTCGCCCGGCTCCAGCCCGATCCAGTACATAGTGGACAGATGGCCCACCGGGTAGGAGACGTGGGTGTGCCGCACCAGCTTCGGCTGCGCGGTGGTGCCGGAGGTGAAGTAGAGCAGCAGCTCGTCGTCCGCCAGGGTGACCCCGTCCGGGGTGAACTCGCCCGCTTCGGCATACGCGGAGGCGAATTCGTGCCAGCCCTCGGCGGCCGCGCCGACGGCGATCCGCGTGTACTCCCCCGGCACGCCGTCGAACTTCGCCACGTCGGCGGAACGGACCACCACGTGCTTCGCGCCACCGCGGTCCACGCGGTCACGCAGGTCGGCCGGCCCGAGCAGGGTGGACGCCGGGATGATCACCGCGCCCAGCTTGATCGCGGCGAGAATGGTTTCCCACAGCTCACCCTGGTTGCCCAGCATCAGGATCAGCCGGTCCCCGCGGCGCACGCCGAGCCCGCGCAGCCAGTTCGCCACCTGGTCCGACCGGCGCGCCATCTCCGGGAAGGTCCAGCGGTTCTCCGAGCCGTCCTCTTCCACGATCCAGAGCGCGTACCGCTGCGCGTTGGCCGGGTCGCGGGCGATCTGGTCGAACCAGTCCAGCGCCCAGTTGAACTCGCCGAACTCCGGCCAGGCGAACCCGGCGTTCGCCGCCGCGTAGTCCTCCCGGTGCGCGAGCAGGAAGTCGCGCGCCTCCCGGAACCGCTGGGAAGCCTCGTTGCTCACCTTGGTCACCATCCGCCCTTCTCGTTGCCCTAATCGCCGCCCTGTTCGCCGCCCTATTCGCCGCGGAACTGCGGTGCGCGCCGCTCGAGGAACGCCTGCGCCGCCTCGGCCAGGTCCTTGCTCGGCAGGAACGCGGCGTTCCAGGCGGACACGTACCGCAGGCCGTCGGCGACCTGCCGCTCGGTGTTCACCGACAGCACGTCCTTCGTACCCTGCACCACCAGCGGCGGGTTCGCCGCGATTTCGGCGGCGAGTTCGCGGGCGGCGGCGAGCACCGCGTCCTGGTCCGGGTACACGTCGTTGACCAGGCCGATCCGCTCGGCCCGTGCGGCGTCGATGTCCTTGCCGGTCAGCGCCAGCTCACGGACGTGGCCCTCGCCGACGATGGTGGCCAGGCGCTGCAGGCTGCCGAGGTCGGCCACGATGGCCACCTTGACCTCGCGCACGCTGAACTTGGCTTCGGCGCTGGCCAGGCGGACGTCGGCGGCGCTGATCACGTCCACGCCGCCGCCGATGCACCAGCCGGACACCGCGGCCACCACCGGCTTGCGGCAGCGGGCCACCGAGGTGACCGCGTCCTGCAGCACGCGGATCTCGTCGAGGAAGGCGGTACGGGGCTTGGCGAGTGCGTCCCCGGCCAGCAGCGGCGCCCAGTTCGGCATCATCGCGGGCAGGTCGAGCCCGTAGGAGAAGTGCTTGCCGCTGCCGGTCAGCACCACCGCCCTGACCTCGGGGTCGGCGTCCAGCGCCCGGAAGACCAGTGGCAGCTCGCGCCAGAAGTCGGGGCCCATCGCGTTGCCCTTGCCCGGTCCCAGCAGGGTCACCTCGGCCACGTGGCCGTCGCGGTCCACCTTGAGCGAGACGAGATCGGGCAGCGCATCGGCGTTCACAGTCATGGCGGTCATCATTACTCATCAGTACGGGCGGGGGCCAGCGACCGGCCGGTGACTGGTTGGCGGGATGCCAACCCAGCCCGGGAGATGGTTTGCTGGGCAGGTGCGGGCCTGTGCTGGTCTCGGCGGAGGGATGGTGACTCGATGAGCGTGAACAGCGCGGCGGTGGTACTGGAGCAGCCCGGCGAGCCCCGGCGGAGCACCCGGCCGATCGAGCTGGCCGGTTCGTTCGTGCACGAGGGGCACCGGCTCGCCTACACCGAGTACGGCGACGGCGACCGGGTGGTGGTGCTCACCCACGGCATCATGTTCACCCGGCGGATGCACGCGCCGCTGGCCAGGCGGCTGGCCGCCGAGGGCTACCGGGTGGTCACGCTCGACCTGCTCGGGCACGGGGAATCGGCGCGGCCCACCGAGTCCTGGCTGTACTCGATGCCCGCCTTCGCCGAGCAGACCGTGGCGCTGCTCGACCACCTCGATGTGGACCGCGCGGTGATCGGCGGCACGTCGCTCGGCGCCAACGTCTCGCTCGAGGTGGCGGTGTCCGCGCCCGAGCGCATGCACTCGCTGATCGCCGAGATGCCGGTGCTGGACAACGCGATCGTGGCCGGGCTGCTCACCTTCGCGCCCCTGCTGTTCGCGGCCAGGTTCGTGCCGGTGACCGTGCGCGGGGTGGCCGCGGTGGCCGGGCTGGTGCCGCACGGCAACCAGTGGGTGGACGTGGTCACCGACACGCTCGACCAGGAACCGGCCGGCATGGCGGCGCTGCTGCACGGCGTGCTGTTCGGCCGGATCGCGCCGCCGAAGTCGGTGCGCCGCAAGATCAAGGTGCCCGCGCTGGTGATCGGGCACCAGCGGGACCCGATCCACCCCTTCGGCGACGCCGACACCCTGGCCGTCGACCTGCCGGACGCGCAGTTCATCCAGGCCCGCAGCCCGATCGAGTTCCGGCTCGACCCGGGCAGGCTCACCGGCGCGGTGCTGGACTTCCTGGACGCCTCATTCGCGCGGTGATCCCCCGGCGGCGGGCCGGGGTCAGCCGAGTCCGGCGACCGGCCCGATCACGATGATCGCGGGCGGGCGCACCCCGGCCTCGGCCGCCACCCCGGCCACGCTGTCCAAAGTGGACCGCAGCACGCGCTGGGTGCGCATGGTGCCGTCCTCGATGATCGCCACCGGGGTGTCGCCGGGACGGCCGCCGTCGAGCAGGGCACCGGCGAACTTGGCCAGCCGCTCGACGCCCATCATCAGCACGATCGTGCCCCGCAGGCGGGCCAGCGCGGACCAGTCGGTCAGCGACTGCGGGTGTCCCGGCGGCACGTGCCCGGAGACCACCACCACCTCGTGCGTGACCCCGCGGTGCGTCACCGGCACCCCGGCCACCGCGGGCACGGCGAAGGCGCTGGTGATGCCGGGGACCACGGTCACCGGGATGCCCGCGTCGGCGCAGGCCAGCACCTCCTCGAAACCGCGGCCGAACACGTACGGGTCACCGCCTTTGAGGCGGACCACGAACTTGCCTGCCTTGGCCTGCTCGATCAGCGTGGAGTTGATCACGTCCTGGCTGGCCGCGCGGCCGTACGGGATCTTCGCCGCGTCGATCACCTCGACCTCGGGCGCCAGCTCGTCGAGCAGTTCACGCGGGCCGAGCCGGTCGACCACCACCACGTCGGCACGCGCGAGCAGGCGACGGCCGCGCACGGTGATCAGCTCCGGGTCGCCGGGGCCGCCGCCGACCAGCGCCACCCCGGGCAGTTCTTCCCCCGCGGTGCGGTACTCGGCGGCCACCGTGCCCGCCCGCAGGCCGTCCAGGATGGAGTCACGCACCGCGGCCGAGCGCAGCGGCTCACCGCCGGAGAGCACCCCGACCAGCACTCCCCCGTGCCGGCCCGACGCCGGGGTGACCGCGCTGCCCTCGGCACCGGCGTCGGCGCGGACGCAGAAGACCCGCGCGCGCTCGGCCTCCGCGCACACCGCGGCGTTGACCTCGGGGCTGTCCGTGCAGGCCAGCGCGTACCAGGCGTCGGTGAGGTCGCCGTCGGCGTAGGCGCGCCGGTGCCAGCGCAGCTCGCCGGTCTCGGCCATGGCCTCGACCGACGGGGTCACGTGCGGGGCGATCACCTCGACCGCGGCACCGGCGCCGACCAGCCGCGGCAGCCGCCGCTGGGCGACCATGCCGCCGCCGACCATCACCACGCGCTTGCCGGAGAGGTCGAGGCCGGACAGGTAGTGGGGGTCTTCTGGCATGCGTAGAAGCATGCCTGGCCGCGTGCGCGGCGGCGCGTCAGGGCCGCAGGAGTGTGAGCATTTCGTCGTTGCCGAACAGGCGCGCGGTCTCCAGCGCGGACGGCTGACCGGCCGCCGGATCGGCCCCGCCGGCGAGCAGCGCCTTGACCACCTCGGGCTCGGCCTTGAACACCGCGCCCGCCAGCGGCGTCTGGCCGCGGTCGTTGGCCCGGTTGGGGTCGGCGCCGCGCTCGAGCAGCGCGGTGACGGTGTCGGCGTGGCCGTGGTAGGCGGCGAGCATGACCAGCGTGTCCCCGCGGTCGTTGGTCAGGTTCGCCTGGATGCCGGCGTCCACATAGGCCGCCAGTTCCTCGGTGCGGCCCGCCCTGGCGAAGCCGAACACCTTGGCCCACAGTTCGAGCAGTTCGGGATCAGGATCGGGCTCGGTCTCGGGCTTGGGGTCGGTCATGGCCCCCAGCATCTCACGCGGGGACGCGGCCCACCGCGATCAGCGAACCGCAGTCGAGCGTGGTGATGCCCGCCTCGGCCAGCCCGGCCAGGAAGCGCTCCTTCACCCGCGCCACCGCGGCTTCGTCCAATCCGGTGAGGAAGGCACGCATGGCGGCGCCGAGGTACAGCTTCCACGCGTCCTCGGGGTGCAGTGGCTGGACGAACTCGACCGGCTCGACGGTGATCCCGGTCAGGCCGAGCCCGGTCAGCCAGTCCGTCAGCTTCTCCGGGGTGTCGATCCGCTCCGGTCCGCCGGCGCGGCCGTCCGGCCGGTCCGCTTCCGGGCGTTCCGCCGCGGCCGCGGCCTGTGCGATCGGCACGATCCTGGCCATGTTGCTGCGCCGCCAGGTGGTCACCGCGAACCGGCCGCCGGGACGGACCAGGCTGACCAGCCGCCGCGCCCCGGCGTCCATGTCCGGGAAGAAGAACACCCCGTAGACGCACTGGACCAGGTCGTACGGCTCGGCGGTCCAGGTCAGCACGTCGTGCCGGGTGAACTCGAGCTGCGTCAGGCCCGCGGCGTGCGCCCGGCCCTGGGCGAGCAGGCCCTCGGCCACGTCCACCGCGTCGACGTGCCCGGACGGGCCGACCGCGAGCGCGGCGGGCACCGCCGAGGCACCCGAACCGCAGCAGGCGTCGAGCACGCGGTCACCCGGCGCGGGCCGGGTGACCGCCACCGTCAGCTCGCCGAGCGGCCGCCACAACCGCGCGTACCAGTCGGCGAACTCGGCACCGGCGGCGCTGAACACCCCGCCGGCGAACTCCGGATTCATCGCGCGATCCGCTGGAAGTGGCCGATCAGGCGGCGCGGCACCAGCTGCCGCTGCCCGTCGACCACGATCGGCACCAGGTCGGGCGCGGTGGCCTTCCACTGCGCGCGGCGGTGCCGCGTGTTGCTGCGCGAGGTCTTCCGCTTGGGCACGGCCATCACTTACCGCCCTTTCGCTGTCCGTAGCGGCGGTGGAACTTCTCGACCTGGCCGGCGGTGTCCATGATGCGGCGGGCACCGGTCCAGAACGGGTGGGAGGCGGAGCTGATGTCCACCAGCACCAGAGGATAGGTGTTCCCGTCGGACCATTCGACGGTTTTCTCCGAAGTCATCGTCGACCGGGTGAGGAAGGCCTCCCCGGTGGCGGTGTCCTTGAACACCACCGGGTGGTAGTCGGGGTGGATACCCGGTTTCATCGCTGTTCGTCCTTCCGGTCGGCCGCCGAGACCTCGTGTCCCGGCGCTTTCTCAGCGTTGTCGCTGTCGTCGCAGGGTTCTTCGTGCCATTCGCCGAACGGGTCCGGGTAGCGCGCCCACGCCTCCGGCCCGGCGGCGAGTTCTTCGTCGGTGAGCAGCGCCGCGTCGAGCGCCGCCGACACCTCCTCCGGGGTGGCCTGGTGGGTGAGCACCACCAGTTCCTGTGCCCGGTCACCGAATTCCGGGTCCCAGCGC
Coding sequences within:
- a CDS encoding MerR family transcriptional regulator, translated to MVEGRSFEVTDGEQGELFPDASLPDELVGYRGPAACQIAGITYRQLDYWARTKLVAPSIRTAHGSGSQRLYSFKDILVLKIVKRLLDTGVSLQNIRVAVEHLRERGVRDLAKVTLFSDGTTVYECTSPEEIVDLLQGGQGVFGIAVSGAMQEISGTIHEFPAERADGGVIETVQPDELTQRRNARRTG
- a CDS encoding TetR/AcrR family transcriptional regulator → MQVNEGSQPELGLSVTEAARRAQIIQATIEVIARLGFAKASFARIVEHAGLSSTRMISYHFGSKEELMSATIGTITQLKDEFMTERLAGDRTRAGMLRGFIESEVAFAAAHPEFQRAMNEILGQVWGGEEGGGHMFHEAVLRDMRVGRIERQLRQGQAEGAFGEFDVEVMALSIRQALDGLADRLVREPELDAERYGRELANLFEKATSP
- a CDS encoding bifunctional nuclease family protein; the encoded protein is MSEMRVVGVRVELPANQPILLLRETEGERYLPIWIGSVEATAIALEQQGVRPARPLTHDLLKEVIGALGRELEQVVITDLREGTFFAELVFDGDIRVSARPSDSVALALRVGVPIHAEDAVLEEAGLIIPDEQEDEVEKFREFLDSVSPEDFRGADT
- a CDS encoding MerR family transcriptional regulator yields the protein MTAAGRQGRPDGLSIGAVLAQLRGDFPDVTISKIRFLESEGLVQPGRTPSGYRQFAAADVERLRFVLSAQRDHYLPLKVIKEQLDAADRGAELPGPAPRPPRKLVSLGGPGGERGLPSPEDFAPARPVRLTQEELLAQSGIDAATLAELQQYGLVRPGAAGFYDPDAVLVAKTVRAMTEYGIEPRHLRAFRASADREVGLLEQIVTPVYRQRDAAAKARADEVVRELAALSVTLHTLLVKAGIRGVTGG
- the garA gene encoding glycogen accumulation regulator GarA, whose translation is MSTNDGPGVPPEQSPERTSVFRADFLAEVEGQEAQAPEPPVAGIDALPAGSALLVVKRGPNAGSRFLLDRDTTSAGRHPDSDIFLDDVTVSRRHAEFRREGGEFVVIDVGSLNGTYVNREPVDQAVLAGGDEVQIGKFRLVFLTGPGHGGQGAR
- the gcvH gene encoding glycine cleavage system protein GcvH, translated to MSTPEELRYTEEHEWVAVRDGESVRVGITEYAQDQLGDVVFVDLPEVGLTVTAGETFGEVESTKSVSELFAPLDGEVVAVNDAVADSPELINSDPYGEGWLIELKLSGSATPDSLLDADAYQRLTNG
- a CDS encoding CDP-alcohol phosphatidyltransferase family protein, which codes for MSEPPSATRPEPSLARQALTVPNLLSILRLAGVPVFLWLLLGPEEDGWALAVLAFGGFSDWLDGKLARWLDQTSRLGQLLDPAADRLYIIATLVAFLLRDIVPWWVVAPLVLRELVVGCCILVLRRRGFAPPEVTYIGKGATFVLMYAFPFLLLTQGGSDLAAVARPIAYAFTTWGGVLYLWSGALYVLQTVRAISPGRGATAAV
- a CDS encoding AMP-binding protein, which codes for MSNEASQRFREARDFLLAHREDYAAANAGFAWPEFGEFNWALDWFDQIARDPANAQRYALWIVEEDGSENRWTFPEMARRSDQVANWLRGLGVRRGDRLILMLGNQGELWETILAAIKLGAVIIPASTLLGPADLRDRVDRGGAKHVVVRSADVAKFDGVPGEYTRIAVGAAAEGWHEFASAYAEAGEFTPDGVTLADDELLLYFTSGTTAQPKLVRHTHVSYPVGHLSTMYWIGLEPGDVHLNISSPGWAKHAWSNVFAPWNAEATVFLYNYTRFDAAALMAQMDRCGITSFCAPPTVWRMLIQADLGALKTPPRKVVGAGEPLNPEVIEQVRASWGVTIRDGFGQTESSVQIANTPGQEVRPGSMGRPLPGFTVALVDPVTGERATEGEICLDLAKRPVGLMTGYADDAERTTTAFANGYYHTGDVGSIDEDGYLTYVGRTDDVFKASDYRISPFELESVLIEHPAVAEAAVVPAPDPIRLAVPKAYVVLAAGHEPSADTALAILAHCREHLAPYKRIRRLEFTELPKTISGKIRRVELRGRENESADRPAGEFREEDFPTLKGS
- a CDS encoding crotonase/enoyl-CoA hydratase family protein, whose amino-acid sequence is MTVNADALPDLVSLKVDRDGHVAEVTLLGPGKGNAMGPDFWRELPLVFRALDADPEVRAVVLTGSGKHFSYGLDLPAMMPNWAPLLAGDALAKPRTAFLDEIRVLQDAVTSVARCRKPVVAAVSGWCIGGGVDVISAADVRLASAEAKFSVREVKVAIVADLGSLQRLATIVGEGHVRELALTGKDIDAARAERIGLVNDVYPDQDAVLAAARELAAEIAANPPLVVQGTKDVLSVNTERQVADGLRYVSAWNAAFLPSKDLAEAAQAFLERRAPQFRGE
- a CDS encoding alpha/beta fold hydrolase → MSVNSAAVVLEQPGEPRRSTRPIELAGSFVHEGHRLAYTEYGDGDRVVVLTHGIMFTRRMHAPLARRLAAEGYRVVTLDLLGHGESARPTESWLYSMPAFAEQTVALLDHLDVDRAVIGGTSLGANVSLEVAVSAPERMHSLIAEMPVLDNAIVAGLLTFAPLLFAARFVPVTVRGVAAVAGLVPHGNQWVDVVTDTLDQEPAGMAALLHGVLFGRIAPPKSVRRKIKVPALVIGHQRDPIHPFGDADTLAVDLPDAQFIQARSPIEFRLDPGRLTGAVLDFLDASFAR